The DNA region TCCGTACAATTAAGTTGGTCGCCTATATATTTTAATACCGGTTCAGGTTGTTACTTGGTTTTGTACAGGGCTTCAACTGATGATTCTTACACTCTTTTTGGTGAAACAGCCACTAAAAATATAAACCGGATAGAGGTAACTGGGCTTGAACCCGGTAAATCCTATTATTTTGTGGTTCAATCAAAAACAGAGCCTCATGAAGAAAATAAGAACACTGTATTAAGCGGTTACAGTATAGAGGTCTCCCCCAAACCATCAAAAGATTTATCGTGGCTTATATTGTTGCTGGGGGATGACTAAAAAGAATGGTTATCTGGCCTGCGCAGTTGACTTGAACAACTTCTGAGATGTCATTTTGGGGTTAGTAGGAATAGAGAGAGGGATTCGTTCGTAATTCAATATCTTTTTTCAATTGTATTCCAGAAGTCCCCATTTCCACAGGGGTAGACGTCTAAAGCATCAGGAGTATAAACCTTCCGTCCCATAAATTTATGGGACGGAAGGTAAATAACCACAAAAAACTTACCAACTCATTGAAATAGCTATTATATTACGAAAATACTGTTCAATTTCCGATGGACACCTCAAAAGAGGGCCGGGTTGTTATAAATCAGCAACGACTGAAAACTAATCCATTCTTTTCCCATATTTTAATCATCAAGTAAAAGTTGAATTACAGCCGAATTGCCTTTACGCCTCTTGTCATGCTTTTTAAAAAAGGCCATAATGTCAGAATACATCTGATCGGTAATGGCATGGGCAACACCCGGATATACTCTGAATTCCGCCACAGAATTGATTGAAGCGTATATTTCCTCTGCAACAGGCCATCGTTCAGCAATCAGATTATTCTCTTCGCAATTGAGAAGATTGCAGACCGCAATCGCATCTTCCTCTGGAAATCCTCTTAAATCAAAGGCATCGTTTCTATCTATCTCTCCAACGTAGATAAACTGCGGAACTTTTCTGAATGTTCCCAGATCAAACGGCTTCCCGGTTATTTCCTGAAAATTATATAACCCGATAGGGTATCTGTACTGGATTCCTTCCCAGGTTGTGACAGGCGCGATAGGCCATCCTCCGGGCGATCCGGGGGCCGCAGCCATGATCATATCAGGGTGTATGGCGGTAAATCGGCTTGTAAAGGCGCCTGACGCAGAGAACCCCATCATAAATACCTTCTCGGACACAATATGCCCCCTGGATTCAAGTCTTTCTCTGGCATCAGCGATCATGGCTATAAGTTGAAGATCAAGCCTGGCAATACTTTTGCCATCAATATAAGCGGTTGCCCTGAGGGTGTTTTCATCAAGGGCATGGGTATATGTGCCTAGAAGTTCGTCTTTTTCTGGTCTTGGGAAAACCGGCACAAGAACCGGCACATTAAGTGCACTGGCGAAGCCGGCCCTGTCCTGTGCAAGATTATTTGCCCTTAACCTGTGAATGTCCATATCATCACTAACTGTTCCTGAGTTGTTGGGTTCAACCATGATGACAGTACGCTTCCTTAAATTATCCGGAATGTAAAGCAGATATTGCCAGTGGAATCCCTTGCCAGGGTTTCCTTCTATCAGCATTTAATTTTCATCATACTCTTCAGCCGTAATGAAAGAGAATGTTGTATAAGGAAGCAGGTTGCCTTGGGTATCGCGGAAAAGAAACGGATCAGTAACCAATGATGGGTTTAGTTCAAAGCTATAGAGCCCCCCGCAATACAGCCTGGCTGTAGAATCCTTTTTGGTGCGCGTAAGAACAGTATAATTCTCTGACCATGACCCGCTTGCTTCCGGAAAATTTGAATTAGCCACACCCCCGAATCCAGGGTTCATTGGTTCGCTGAACCTGATCGAGATGCTTTGAAGGTCACGGCTCACATTTTTAGCGCCATTTGCAGGTGTTGTAGATATTACATATGGGGGAGTAACATCTGTCGCTTCCGTGGTAAATGAGAAGGTTGTATTAGCCAGGGGATTCCCTTCATTATCACGAAAAAAAATGCTGCCTGTTGAATTAAGACTGAAATTGTACGTAAAGGCGCTCTGCAGGCTGGTTGATAAATCGTTCCTTGTCAGATTTAAGACCGTGTTATTCTCTGACCATGATCTTGTATAGGCAGGAAAGTTGGAGACAATATTAGAATATGATGGATTCATGGGGTTGCTGAATCTTATTGAAACGGTTTGCAGGTCTTTGCTGATATTTGTCTCGCCATTTGCTGGTGTAGTAGATACTACTTCAGGAGGAGGCGCATTCTCATTACGCGGTACTGTAAAATAAAGGGTCGTTTCCGGAAGTGGGTTAAACTGCGCATCGCGGAATCCTGCAATCCCTTGAGGATTGAGCATAATCATGTAGGTTTCCCCTTTTGAAAGAGGTATCTGCGTGTTTTTTATTAAGTTAAGTACAGTGTCATTTTCAGTCCATGTCCATGAAGAGTAAGGGAAATTTGATGTGATACTTCTGCTTGAAGGGTCCATAGAAACACTGAAATGGATTGTAACCATTTCAAGATCAGGGCTGACATCTGTGGCGCCATTTGCAGGCACGGTAGATACCACCGTGGGCTCGGCATAAATATCAGTGTTACAGGATAAGAATATGACTACAGTGTAAATAAAAACCAATAATGAATTCAAGAATACTTTTTTAGTCATCTAAATACTCCTTTTCTCATTGATTTACCTGTATTCGCTTTTCATAATAACTTGTCTAGGCAGAATATCTCTTTCAGACAGCCTTGGACAAAAGGGATACGCTGTCCTGAATAAAGCAGAAAGTCGCTCAAATATCAATCCTTACTTTTCACATTGCTTGCTTAAAGTGGAGGTTCCATTCCCACAGGGGTAAACGTCTAAAAGCATCGCGTGTATTAAACCTGCTGTTCTATAAATTTATGGAACAGGCAGATAATTTATTATTAAATTGATTAACCAATTTAAATGGATAATATTTTCTTATGATAATTTTCCACAACACTGGAAAATTGTCTTGACAATATTCCGGCCATAGGGAAAATAGCCGATATGAAACGTTTACTGGAATCCCATATTTTCGATCCTGAAATAACCGAAGGGAAAATGATCATCCTTACCGGCCCAAGGCAGGTTGGAAAGACCACATTCGCCCGGGATTGGCTGAAATCCCAGGGCTTTGCAGAAACATACTTCAACTGGGATGATCCATCAGTGATTATGAATTTCAAAAGAAATCCTCTTTTTTTCCAAAATATTGTCAGCGAAAAATACACAAACACTCCCGTTCCAATAGTATTCGATGAGATCCACAAGCATGTGGAGTGGAGAAATCTTCTCAAAGGACTTTATGATACAAATCGTGACAGGATAAAACTCCTTGTTACAGGTTCATCCCGTCTTGAACTTGCCAGAAAAACAGGTGATTCTCTGCTTGGTCGTTACTTTTCATATCAGATGTTTCCTTTAGGGCTTCCGGAGGTTACTGGTAATCTAAACAATATCCTGAAAGACGATTCTCCATTCACTAAAAGAGATATGCTTATCAACCTTGCCAGAGACATAAAAACAGATAAAGCAGAGGAAGGACTTGAATTACTGCTTAGATTTGGTGGTTTTCCGGAACCCTTTATTAAGGGATCGGAACGATTTCACCGAAGATGGCAGTCGGAATACAAATCAATTCTGACAAAAGAAGATGTCAGGGACCTTTCCAGAATTTCGGATATTAAAGGTCTTGAAACCCTTGTCGAGATTCTACCGGGAAAAGTTGGATCAAGCCTCAGTATCCCCTCTATTAGCGAGGATCTGGGGCGCAAATATGACACTATAAAAAATTGGCTTGAGATACTGGAAGGGCTTTACATGATATTTACCATCCGCCCCTGGCATCAGAATATTTCCCGCGCCATAAAAAAGGAGAAAAAGCTTTATTTTTTTGACTGGTCATTACTTTCTGATTCCGGAAGTAGATTTGAAAACATGCTTGCAGTGACCCTTTTAAAAATGGCAGCGAGATTTAATGAAACCGGTCTTGGCAGTTATGAAATATGTTATATCCGGGATAGGGAAAAGAGAGAAGTGGATTTTGCGCTTGTGAAAGACAATAAACCAATAGCTTTGATTGAGTCCAAAAAAAGTGACTCAAGAGTAAGCAAGTCTGGAAAGTATTTCAATAATTTACTGAATATCCCCATTTATCAGGTTGTTTTAAATGCAAAAAAGGTAGAGGTATTTCCTGATAACAATTATGTGATCCCTGCTTTACATTTCATGCTGCTTGCGGGGTAACAATATGCCTGTTAAATTTATCCATACCGCTGACATACATTTAGGCAAAACCTACCGCAACTCCCCTGGAGAGGCAGCACGCTATGAAGATTTTTTCCTGTGTCTTTCAGGTATTGTTGCGGATGCCATAAATGAAAAGGTTGACTTTGTTTTTATCTGCGGAGACCTGTTTCATGAGGGGCAGATACTTCCCCGAACCTTTGCAAAGACTATTGAGATGCTTCAACCCCTTAAGAATGCTGGGATTCCATGCATTGCCATTGAAGGTAACCATGACTGGATTCATCGGCGTAACAATATATCATGGATGGAGGCCCTTTCCGAAATGGGATATATACGCCTTCTGCGCCCTGGCCGGACTGAGGACGGCGGTTACAGGTTTGATCCATTTGATCAAGCGACCGGCACAGGTGGTCATATTGAAATCAATGGTCTCAACATTTATGGCCTGGGCTACATAGGAGCACAGGCAGGAAGCCATGTTGAGCGCATATGCAGTGCAATAACCACACAGAATAACCTGCTCCTTTTTCATGTGGGCATATGGAAATACTCACCGGTTGAGATAGGCAATATGAATCTTGAAGAGGCATACCCCCTTGCTGCAAAGTTCAGTTATGTGGCGCTCGGCCACGGTCATAAACCATATATAGTTGAAACCCCTGACGCTAAACCCTTTGCATATAACCCCGGATCGCCTGAAAGGGTAAATTTTGGTGAGGAGAAATATGACAAGGGGTATTATTTTGTAAAGGTGGATGATGAGACATTTACACCTGAGTTTAGACCAACCAGCCCCCGGCCAATGCTGGTAGAGACAATAAACCTGAATGGCTCTTCAAATGCGGGTGAGGCGATTACATCATTCCGAAAACAGGCGCTGGAAAAATTTTCATCCATTGATGACCCCAGGTCGCCTCTTATTGAACTGAAACTCGCAGGTAGGATCGGGTTTCACCCCTTTGAGCTTGGGCGTGAGAGGCTGCGTCTTGTACTTGAAGAAATCGTTAACCCCCTGCACCTTGAGATTATAAACAGGCTTTCCCTATCTACAAATACAGAAGGTAAAGAGGTTGTTAAAAAATCCTTAACAGAGATAGAACATGATGTGCTGCTTGAACTGATAGGGGCGCATAGCGAGTACCAGGAGGGGAAGGAAGAACTGGCAAAACTCTGTTTATCCATCAGGGATGCTGTACTCAAGGGTGATGCAGGTGACGACGAACTCCTGGGCCTTATACAGGATAAGGAGTAATCATGCAGATCATCTCAGTACATCTTAAAAACATAAAGCCTCATCGTGACAAAGAA from Desulfatiglans sp. includes:
- a CDS encoding exonuclease SbcCD subunit D, which gives rise to MPVKFIHTADIHLGKTYRNSPGEAARYEDFFLCLSGIVADAINEKVDFVFICGDLFHEGQILPRTFAKTIEMLQPLKNAGIPCIAIEGNHDWIHRRNNISWMEALSEMGYIRLLRPGRTEDGGYRFDPFDQATGTGGHIEINGLNIYGLGYIGAQAGSHVERICSAITTQNNLLLFHVGIWKYSPVEIGNMNLEEAYPLAAKFSYVALGHGHKPYIVETPDAKPFAYNPGSPERVNFGEEKYDKGYYFVKVDDETFTPEFRPTSPRPMLVETINLNGSSNAGEAITSFRKQALEKFSSIDDPRSPLIELKLAGRIGFHPFELGRERLRLVLEEIVNPLHLEIINRLSLSTNTEGKEVVKKSLTEIEHDVLLELIGAHSEYQEGKEELAKLCLSIRDAVLKGDAGDDELLGLIQDKE
- a CDS encoding ATP-binding protein is translated as MKRLLESHIFDPEITEGKMIILTGPRQVGKTTFARDWLKSQGFAETYFNWDDPSVIMNFKRNPLFFQNIVSEKYTNTPVPIVFDEIHKHVEWRNLLKGLYDTNRDRIKLLVTGSSRLELARKTGDSLLGRYFSYQMFPLGLPEVTGNLNNILKDDSPFTKRDMLINLARDIKTDKAEEGLELLLRFGGFPEPFIKGSERFHRRWQSEYKSILTKEDVRDLSRISDIKGLETLVEILPGKVGSSLSIPSISEDLGRKYDTIKNWLEILEGLYMIFTIRPWHQNISRAIKKEKKLYFFDWSLLSDSGSRFENMLAVTLLKMAARFNETGLGSYEICYIRDREKREVDFALVKDNKPIALIESKKSDSRVSKSGKYFNNLLNIPIYQVVLNAKKVEVFPDNNYVIPALHFMLLAG
- a CDS encoding Ig-like domain-containing protein is translated as MTKKVFLNSLLVFIYTVVIFLSCNTDIYAEPTVVSTVPANGATDVSPDLEMVTIHFSVSMDPSSRSITSNFPYSSWTWTENDTVLNLIKNTQIPLSKGETYMIMLNPQGIAGFRDAQFNPLPETTLYFTVPRNENAPPPEVVSTTPANGETNISKDLQTVSIRFSNPMNPSYSNIVSNFPAYTRSWSENNTVLNLTRNDLSTSLQSAFTYNFSLNSTGSIFFRDNEGNPLANTTFSFTTEATDVTPPYVISTTPANGAKNVSRDLQSISIRFSEPMNPGFGGVANSNFPEASGSWSENYTVLTRTKKDSTARLYCGGLYSFELNPSLVTDPFLFRDTQGNLLPYTTFSFITAEEYDEN